TAAAGATGTAGTTCCTAAAGATTTAATAAGAGGATTAAATTTATTTTATTTAGAAAGAGCTTTAATATTTTTCTTAGCATATAAGTATGAAAAAGATGTAATTATAAAAAATAGCGCTTATATTTGGATATCTATATTTCTTTTTACTTCAGAGCTTTCTATAGTTTCATTAAGAATAGGAATATTATTTATTTATGGAGCTTGGTTAGTTTTAACAAGAGCGATAGAAAATGTAAAAAATAAGAAAATTTTAGTAATAATTATATGTTTACTATGTTTTGTAAGAATCTATAAAAGTATGATGTTTCCAGGAAACAAAATAAATTATAAATATGAAAATGCTATTTTTAATAAATTAAATTATGAGAAAAGAGAGAAGGAACTGATTGAAAGTAAAAAATACTTGAAAGAAAGTCATGGAAAAGAACTATTAATACAATATTAATTGAGAGGTATTTATGAAAAAGTTAAAAATATTTTTTACTGCAAATGTACTTTGGGATATATATATATTCAGATATGGAGTTATAAAAGCATTGATAGATGATGGGCACGAGGTAGTAGCTGTAGCTCCAAAAGACTCTAGAATAGATTTTCCAAAAGACCTTGGAATTAGACACATTCCTATAGAGTTAAGTTTAAGAGGAGTAAATCCTGTAAAGGATTTTCAATTGTTTCTTCAATTAAAAAATATTTATATTGAAGAGAAGCCTGATATTATTTTTCACTACACAATTAAACCAAATATTTATGGAACTTTAGCAGCTAAATGTGCAAAAATTCCAAGTATAGCAGTTTTAACAGGATTGGGTTACTCCTTTGTTGAAGGAGGAATTGTGTCTAAAATAGCTAAAACTTTATATAGGATTTCTTTAAATTACTCCAAAGAGGTTTGGGTTTTAAATCAAGATGATAGAAAACGTTTAATAGATGAAAATATTGTGAATGAGAAAAAAATATTCATTCTTCCCGGAGAAGGAGTTAATACAGAGAAATTTAAACCAATTTCAAGAAAGTCGAATAAAGAGTTGATTTTTTTAATGGTAGCCAGAGCTTTTTACGATAAAGGTGTTAGAGAATACGTTGAAGCTGCTAGAATAATTAAAGAAAAGAAATATGAAGTTAAATTTTTATTTTTAGGAGCTTTAGGTGGAGATGCAGCAAACGGTGTAAACGAGGCTAAAATGAATGAGTATGAAAAAGCAGGGATATTAGAGTACTTAGGACATCGTAAGGATGTAGAAAACGTTATAAACGCATCTGATTGTGTAGTTTTACCATCTTATAGAGAGGGTATCTCTAAAGTTTTAATGGAAGCTGCAAGTATGGAAAAACCAATAATTGCAACAAATGTAACTGGATGCAAAGAGATTATTGAGGATAAAAAAAATGGTTATTTAGTTAATGTAAAAGATTCGATAGATTTATCAGAAAAAATTGAGAGATTTATTAATTTGTCAAATGAAGAAAGAGATGAAATGGGAAAAAATGGACGTAAAAAGATATTAAATGAATTTGATGAAAAAATAATAATAGAGATATATAGGAGAAAGTTATGGAACTTACATTTATAGTACCAGTTTACAATGTTGAAACTTTTTTAGAAGAATGTTTAGATAGTATATATAAGGTGGAGAATATAGAGTACGAGGTTATTTTAGTAAATGATGGTTCAACAGATAGAAGTTTAGATATTTTAAAAAAATATAAAGAGAAGTATCCAGAGATAACAAAAATTATAGATAAAAAAAATGGTGGATTATCATCAGCAAGAAATGCTGGGATAAGAGATGCAAAAGGTGAATATCTATCATTTATAGATAGTGATGATATAATTGACTCTAAAGGATTTGAAGAATTTTTTAAAGAGGGACAAAAATTAGATTTAGATATAATGGTTGGAAATATGAGATATTTTTCTACTGAAAAAATTGGAGAACCTCTTTTTAGATCTCAAGAAATTAAAGATTTTACAGTTGGGAAAGGAACTAAATTTTTTCTAACTCTTTTTCAAGGAACAAAATGTTTTAGAGAAGAGGTTGTAGATGACGTTTATAGAAGAGATTTTATATGTGAAAATAAGTTATATTTTCATGACAATTTGATACATGAAGATAGCTATTTTACTCCAATGGTTTATTTAAAAGCTAAAAGAGTTAAATATATAGATATAGCATTTTATTATTATAGACAGAGAAGTGGTAGTATAATGAGTGTTATAACAGATAAAAGTATAAACTCTCTTGAAAAAATTTGTTATATGCTCTTAAATGAATATAGTAAAACGGATGATTATGGAAGAGAGGCATTATCAAAACTTTTACCAAGTTTCTATAAAGTTGTTGTTTATAGATATATAAATTCTAATAAAA
This portion of the Cetobacterium somerae ATCC BAA-474 genome encodes:
- a CDS encoding glycosyltransferase, encoding MELTFIVPVYNVETFLEECLDSIYKVENIEYEVILVNDGSTDRSLDILKKYKEKYPEITKIIDKKNGGLSSARNAGIRDAKGEYLSFIDSDDIIDSKGFEEFFKEGQKLDLDIMVGNMRYFSTEKIGEPLFRSQEIKDFTVGKGTKFFLTLFQGTKCFREEVVDDVYRRDFICENKLYFHDNLIHEDSYFTPMVYLKAKRVKYIDIAFYYYRQRSGSIMSVITDKSINSLEKICYMLLNEYSKTDDYGREALSKLLPSFYKVVVYRYINSNKNYKEKLKNYRTIFKDVKGIKNRNFEEILVYIAPKLSNLLRKLMRKDIGNTQKIPNF
- a CDS encoding glycosyltransferase family 4 protein, which gives rise to MKKLKIFFTANVLWDIYIFRYGVIKALIDDGHEVVAVAPKDSRIDFPKDLGIRHIPIELSLRGVNPVKDFQLFLQLKNIYIEEKPDIIFHYTIKPNIYGTLAAKCAKIPSIAVLTGLGYSFVEGGIVSKIAKTLYRISLNYSKEVWVLNQDDRKRLIDENIVNEKKIFILPGEGVNTEKFKPISRKSNKELIFLMVARAFYDKGVREYVEAARIIKEKKYEVKFLFLGALGGDAANGVNEAKMNEYEKAGILEYLGHRKDVENVINASDCVVLPSYREGISKVLMEAASMEKPIIATNVTGCKEIIEDKKNGYLVNVKDSIDLSEKIERFINLSNEERDEMGKNGRKKILNEFDEKIIIEIYRRKLWNLHL